A single window of Undibacterium sp. 5I1 DNA harbors:
- a CDS encoding type B 50S ribosomal protein L31, whose translation MKDGIHPNYREVLFHDVSNDFKFVTRSTIQTRDKMEFEGKEYPLVKIEVSAESHPFYTGKHKIVDTAGRVDKFRKKFGTVGSKTSVAN comes from the coding sequence ATGAAAGACGGCATCCATCCAAATTATCGTGAAGTTTTGTTTCACGATGTATCTAACGATTTCAAATTCGTCACACGTTCTACTATCCAGACTCGTGACAAAATGGAATTCGAAGGCAAAGAATATCCACTGGTGAAGATCGAGGTTTCTGCAGAATCCCACCCTTTTTACACTGGCAAACACAAAATTGTTGATACAGCTGGTCGAGTTGACAAATTCCGTAAAAAATTCGGTACTGTTGGCTCCAAAACTTCGGTTGCAAACTAA
- a CDS encoding trimeric intracellular cation channel family protein gives MSTLLHAVEVAGIVAFAASGFVEARKKKMDPVGVFTVAFITAFGGGTLRDLLLDRRPLFWVDHQEYVLLIFVMSLIALPFGRHLRHAVTDKVILYADAFGLGLFSLGGASLALEANMPLFICTMMGVITGIFGGVLRDIICNEIPMVFRRGQLYATCAFAGCWVYLLLTNWQVIETVAVLSGILVTSMLRLLAVRYDWKLPS, from the coding sequence ATGAGTACACTACTACATGCGGTAGAGGTCGCTGGCATTGTCGCTTTTGCCGCTTCTGGCTTTGTTGAAGCGAGAAAAAAGAAAATGGATCCGGTAGGAGTTTTCACGGTCGCGTTTATTACCGCTTTCGGCGGAGGAACCTTGCGTGATTTACTACTTGACCGACGTCCCTTGTTTTGGGTCGATCATCAGGAATACGTATTGTTGATTTTTGTGATGAGCTTGATCGCTTTGCCGTTCGGCAGGCATTTGCGACATGCCGTGACGGATAAAGTTATTTTGTATGCCGATGCATTTGGGCTTGGCTTGTTCAGCTTAGGTGGTGCGTCATTGGCGCTAGAAGCAAACATGCCCTTATTTATTTGCACCATGATGGGTGTAATTACCGGCATTTTTGGCGGTGTTCTGAGGGACATCATTTGTAATGAAATACCGATGGTATTCCGGCGCGGACAATTGTATGCCACCTGCGCATTTGCTGGCTGCTGGGTTTATCTACTTCTGACCAATTGGCAGGTCATAGAGACAGTGGCGGTGCTGTCAGGCATTCTGGTCACCTCAATGCTGCGCCTGCTGGCAGTTCGCTACGACTGGAAGTTGCCGAGCTAA
- a CDS encoding TetR family transcriptional regulator, with protein MARKTKEEAQETCNALLDAAEQVFCVKGVTNTTLNEVAKEAGMTRGAIYWHFKDKNALFEAMCDRAFLPIETLLNEITSTPPEDPFAALRQLYVHMLKEVASSPRQTNVFNIIFHRCEKGTEMSSYAHEKEPRNECISKMEDIFKVAIAQKKLPAETDTWIAVQMIHSYSIGLIYEWLVDTKAYDLAKHAEYMIDVMLAGILAKPPLKN; from the coding sequence ATGGCTAGGAAAACCAAAGAAGAAGCACAAGAAACCTGCAATGCTTTGCTCGATGCAGCTGAGCAAGTTTTTTGCGTAAAAGGTGTTACGAATACGACGCTCAATGAGGTTGCCAAAGAAGCAGGTATGACACGCGGTGCGATTTATTGGCATTTTAAAGATAAAAATGCTTTATTTGAAGCAATGTGTGATCGTGCATTTTTGCCAATAGAAACATTACTCAACGAAATCACGAGCACCCCGCCGGAAGACCCTTTTGCTGCACTGCGCCAGCTATATGTTCACATGCTAAAAGAGGTTGCCAGCTCACCAAGGCAGACCAATGTGTTCAACATCATATTTCATCGCTGCGAGAAAGGAACAGAAATGAGTTCTTACGCGCATGAGAAGGAACCGCGTAACGAATGTATTTCCAAAATGGAAGATATTTTTAAAGTCGCCATTGCACAAAAAAAATTACCGGCAGAAACCGACACCTGGATCGCAGTACAAATGATTCACTCTTATTCAATCGGATTAATTTACGAATGGCTAGTAGATACCAAAGCCTATGATCTTGCAAAACATGCAGAATATATGATTGACGTCATGCTGGCTGGCATCTTAGCTAAACCACCGCTAAAAAACTGA
- a CDS encoding efflux RND transporter periplasmic adaptor subunit, which translates to MSPPNLHLPKFSNELLATPPAWSGRLTPLLRIAAISAPLLVLAACGKTGGGGAGGPGGSGGMPPPEVSVVTVQPTNLPMDFEYVGQTAGSRETEVRARISGILENRLYEEGSRVKAGTVLFQIDPGTYKTQLASAEAAAGVNEAKLNQAKREFARLTPLAAEKAISQKEFDDAKSSLETAEASYKQSMAQVNEAKLNLGYTRVVAPIDGATGIASKSNGSLVTASDSLLTTIVQTNPVYVNFSITEADYLKLSQEVSGGKIALPGKRATNGSLAFDVKVKLADGSIFPTVGKMNFASEKVNPATGGFDARAQIPNPDGTLRPGQFVRVILNGATRTAALSVPQRAVIDSPMGKIVFTVTPDNKLAPRPVELDGWSNGQWIVTKGLKGGDRVLVDGFIKAHEPGMTVTPVPLAAKPSGSAGSSAPTLAPTSAPAQVNTKPAAETASAKAAQ; encoded by the coding sequence ATGAGCCCTCCAAATTTACACCTCCCCAAATTCAGTAACGAATTATTAGCAACGCCACCAGCCTGGTCTGGTCGTCTTACACCCTTGTTGCGCATTGCCGCAATTAGCGCACCTTTGTTGGTGTTGGCTGCTTGTGGCAAGACCGGTGGTGGTGGCGCCGGTGGTCCAGGTGGTTCCGGTGGTATGCCACCACCCGAGGTCAGTGTGGTTACAGTACAGCCGACAAATCTGCCGATGGATTTTGAATATGTCGGACAAACAGCAGGCTCGCGCGAAACTGAAGTACGTGCACGAATTTCTGGCATTTTAGAAAACCGTTTATACGAAGAAGGCTCACGCGTCAAAGCGGGCACGGTTCTGTTTCAAATTGATCCGGGTACTTATAAAACGCAACTCGCTTCTGCAGAAGCAGCGGCAGGCGTCAATGAAGCTAAATTGAATCAAGCCAAACGTGAATTTGCGCGCTTAACACCCTTGGCTGCTGAAAAAGCGATTAGTCAAAAAGAATTTGATGATGCGAAATCTTCATTAGAGACTGCCGAAGCCAGCTACAAGCAATCCATGGCGCAGGTGAACGAAGCCAAACTCAATCTGGGCTATACCCGGGTTGTTGCGCCAATTGATGGTGCTACCGGTATCGCCAGCAAATCCAACGGTAGTTTAGTTACGGCCTCCGACAGTTTGCTGACCACGATTGTCCAGACCAATCCGGTCTACGTTAATTTCAGCATCACTGAGGCCGACTACTTAAAACTGAGTCAGGAAGTCAGTGGCGGCAAAATTGCATTGCCTGGCAAACGCGCTACTAACGGTAGTCTGGCGTTTGACGTCAAGGTCAAATTGGCAGACGGATCGATTTTTCCGACGGTAGGCAAGATGAATTTCGCCAGCGAAAAAGTCAATCCAGCGACTGGTGGTTTTGATGCTCGTGCACAAATCCCTAATCCTGACGGTACTTTGCGTCCAGGCCAGTTTGTTCGCGTGATTTTGAACGGCGCCACTCGTACTGCGGCACTCTCAGTACCACAACGTGCGGTGATCGATAGCCCTATGGGCAAAATCGTTTTCACAGTAACGCCAGACAATAAGTTAGCACCACGTCCGGTTGAGCTAGATGGTTGGTCCAACGGTCAGTGGATAGTGACAAAAGGACTGAAGGGTGGCGATCGCGTGTTGGTCGATGGTTTTATCAAAGCCCATGAGCCTGGTATGACCGTTACACCGGTGCCGCTGGCTGCAAAACCCTCTGGAAGCGCAGGATCATCAGCGCCGACGTTAGCACCAACGTCAGCACCAGCCCAAGTTAATACCAAGCCCGCTGCAGAAACTGCCAGTGCTAAAGCTGCTCAATAA
- a CDS encoding multidrug efflux RND transporter permease subunit encodes MFSKFFINRPIFATVLSLIIVLAGLAALRVLPISRYPEISPPVVNVTANYPGASAEVVERTVAAPIEEQINGVEHMLYMSSTSSADGRVSIDVTFEVGTDLDIAAVNVNNRVRQADAKLPQEVRRQGVTVSKSSSNFLVVAALYSPDNRYDSLYLSNYATQNVLDALKRVPGTTNIQIFGAKDYAMRIWMRPDRMAQLGVTVSDISNAVGEQNAQYAAGKVGAPPNNTEELTMTVTAKGRLLEPAEFANIIVKTDKSGASVRIKDVARVELGSKDYNLNGRVNGHPSANIGVFLQTGANALDTRKAIEATLQDLKSKFPEGMEYATPYDTTPFVTESIAEVLKTLGEAMVLVFIVVYLFLQSWRATIIPTLAVPVSLIGTMAGLHLLGYSINTLTLFGMVLAIGIVVDDAIVVLENVERLMNEEGMTPKDAAIEAMHEVTGPVIAIVLVLVAAFGPIAFLGGLAGELYRQFSVTISIAVVLSGIVALTLTPALCAILLKPGAEQHNRFFTWFNGAFLRLTKRYTNGVTFFLRRSVLGVMVFGGMLVVTGVLWKTVPGGLVPDEDQGYFIGAAIMPEGTSLARTDAMVKQVEEIMKTNKNIDTTFALVGLDFLGGGGLKSSAATMFFPLKPWDERTQSAQQMVGESFMKTGRIKEGLPLFFSPPAIQGLGQTGGFEFYMQNKGEGGVERLAKLLPALLAEANKQPELAGVQTLWQANSPQLYVDVDNDKARSMGVALSDVYNTLAATMGSYYVNDFNKNGRTYTVQLQAEGQFRAKPDDIGSMYVRSATGQMIPVRAFTTIRFTTGPDSVQRFNALPSIKILGGAKPGYSSGQAIAAMERAAKTVLPVDVSYDWGGASFQEKRTSNAAGIAIGAGVLMIFLILAAQYEKWSLPFSVLLAMPFGIFGALLAVYLRNFNNDVYFQIGLVTLLGLSAKNAILIVEFAVMKVHEGYAPVAAVLESARLRFRPILMTSLAFILGVVPLAFSHGAGAAARMSLGTGVLGGMLAATFLAIFFVPLFFKLINDKRFKTTEEDFEHPVHILHNAPPAELKN; translated from the coding sequence ATGTTTTCAAAATTTTTTATTAACCGGCCAATTTTCGCGACGGTATTGTCGTTGATTATTGTGCTGGCTGGCCTGGCCGCGTTGCGGGTCTTGCCAATTTCTCGTTACCCGGAAATTTCTCCGCCGGTAGTCAACGTTACTGCCAATTATCCAGGTGCCTCTGCTGAAGTAGTAGAGCGCACCGTCGCTGCACCGATCGAAGAGCAAATCAACGGCGTAGAGCACATGTTGTACATGAGCTCTACCTCTTCCGCCGACGGTCGTGTTTCTATCGATGTGACTTTTGAAGTCGGTACGGATCTGGATATTGCCGCAGTTAACGTCAACAACCGGGTACGTCAAGCGGACGCTAAGTTGCCGCAAGAAGTACGTCGTCAAGGTGTCACCGTGTCTAAGAGCTCGTCTAACTTCTTAGTGGTTGCAGCTTTGTATTCACCAGACAACCGCTATGACTCTTTGTACTTGTCCAACTACGCAACACAAAACGTTTTAGATGCGTTGAAACGTGTTCCAGGTACCACTAATATTCAAATTTTTGGTGCCAAAGATTATGCGATGCGGATCTGGATGCGTCCTGATCGTATGGCGCAATTAGGCGTTACCGTCAGCGATATTTCTAATGCCGTTGGTGAGCAAAATGCCCAATATGCTGCGGGTAAAGTCGGCGCACCGCCAAACAATACTGAAGAACTGACCATGACAGTAACCGCTAAAGGGCGATTACTGGAGCCGGCTGAGTTTGCCAATATCATCGTTAAAACCGATAAAAGTGGTGCCTCTGTCCGCATCAAAGACGTAGCACGGGTTGAATTAGGCTCCAAAGATTACAACTTAAATGGTCGTGTGAATGGTCATCCATCAGCCAACATTGGTGTCTTTTTGCAGACTGGTGCAAACGCATTGGATACACGCAAAGCTATCGAAGCAACCCTGCAAGATTTGAAGTCTAAATTCCCAGAAGGTATGGAATATGCAACGCCGTATGACACCACACCGTTTGTGACCGAATCCATCGCTGAAGTGTTAAAAACTTTGGGCGAAGCCATGGTACTGGTCTTCATCGTGGTGTATTTGTTCTTGCAAAGCTGGCGTGCAACGATCATTCCAACTCTGGCAGTACCAGTGTCATTAATCGGTACGATGGCAGGTTTGCACTTGCTGGGTTACAGCATCAATACCCTGACTTTGTTCGGTATGGTGCTGGCGATCGGTATCGTTGTCGACGATGCGATTGTGGTGCTGGAGAATGTCGAACGTTTAATGAACGAAGAAGGCATGACACCAAAAGATGCAGCGATTGAAGCGATGCATGAAGTCACTGGTCCAGTTATTGCGATTGTTCTGGTATTGGTTGCAGCGTTTGGTCCGATTGCTTTCCTCGGTGGTTTAGCAGGCGAGTTGTATCGTCAGTTCTCCGTCACGATTTCCATCGCTGTGGTGTTGTCCGGTATTGTTGCCTTGACCTTGACGCCAGCACTCTGCGCGATCTTGTTGAAGCCAGGTGCGGAACAACATAATCGCTTTTTCACCTGGTTTAACGGCGCGTTTTTACGTCTGACTAAGCGCTATACCAACGGTGTTACTTTCTTCTTGCGTCGCTCGGTCTTAGGTGTGATGGTCTTCGGTGGCATGCTGGTTGTGACGGGCGTATTGTGGAAAACCGTACCCGGCGGATTGGTACCGGATGAAGATCAAGGTTACTTTATCGGTGCTGCCATCATGCCTGAAGGTACGTCTTTAGCTCGTACGGATGCCATGGTCAAGCAAGTAGAAGAAATCATGAAAACCAATAAGAACATCGATACCACCTTCGCTTTGGTTGGTCTGGATTTCTTAGGTGGTGGCGGTTTGAAATCTTCTGCGGCAACCATGTTCTTCCCGTTAAAACCTTGGGATGAACGTACTCAGTCGGCACAGCAAATGGTCGGTGAAAGTTTTATGAAAACAGGCCGTATCAAAGAAGGTTTACCACTGTTCTTCAGCCCGCCAGCGATTCAAGGTCTGGGACAAACTGGTGGTTTTGAGTTCTATATGCAAAACAAAGGTGAGGGCGGTGTAGAGCGTCTGGCCAAGCTGTTACCAGCGTTGCTGGCAGAAGCCAATAAGCAGCCTGAACTGGCTGGCGTACAAACTCTGTGGCAAGCTAATTCACCGCAGCTATATGTGGATGTGGATAACGATAAAGCACGCTCGATGGGAGTTGCTCTCTCAGATGTTTACAATACTTTAGCCGCGACCATGGGTAGTTACTATGTCAATGACTTCAACAAAAATGGTCGTACCTACACCGTTCAGTTGCAGGCAGAAGGCCAGTTCCGCGCCAAGCCAGATGATATCGGCAGTATGTATGTGCGCTCTGCTACCGGACAAATGATTCCTGTCCGCGCTTTTACGACCATACGTTTTACGACAGGACCCGATTCGGTACAGCGCTTTAACGCTTTACCATCGATCAAAATCTTGGGTGGTGCTAAGCCAGGCTATAGCTCAGGACAAGCGATTGCTGCGATGGAGCGTGCTGCTAAAACGGTGTTGCCAGTGGATGTTTCCTACGATTGGGGCGGCGCCTCCTTCCAAGAGAAGCGTACTAGCAATGCTGCTGGCATCGCGATTGGTGCCGGTGTCTTGATGATCTTCTTGATTCTGGCCGCGCAATACGAAAAATGGTCACTGCCTTTCTCCGTTTTATTGGCGATGCCGTTTGGTATCTTCGGTGCACTGTTAGCGGTTTATTTGCGTAATTTTAACAACGACGTGTACTTCCAGATTGGTCTGGTGACCTTGCTTGGCTTATCTGCGAAAAATGCGATTTTGATTGTTGAATTTGCAGTGATGAAAGTGCATGAGGGCTATGCCCCGGTTGCTGCGGTATTGGAATCGGCACGCTTACGTTTCCGTCCTATTTTGATGACATCGTTAGCGTTTATCTTGGGCGTGGTACCACTGGCGTTTTCCCACGGTGCTGGTGCGGCGGCGCGTATGTCGCTCGGCACGGGTGTATTGGGCGGCATGCTGGCAGCGACTTTCCTGGCGATCTTCTTTGTACCTTTATTCTTTAAACTGATTAACGATAAGCGGTTTAAAACGACAGAGGAAGATTTCGAGCATCCGGTTCATATTTTGCACAATGCGCCACCTGCTGAACTGAAGAATTAA
- a CDS encoding efflux transporter outer membrane subunit — MTSTVFRSTLRSSRSTPAPALLSSLRLSVIAASLLLAGCSAIGPDYQRPAFDTPAKLTSGVTSTGKTSATTDWLSWWKSFQDPVLNSMLDEATANNQDILLAAGRVEEARATAASANSNRYPTVDANLSGTKSRTSVNSGKLVPGANPIGTDYQIGLSASYEVDFWGKLSRADEAARARLLSQEANRGMVINTLYSNLAQNYFALRAYDAQVELAESTLKTRQENLRLQQKRFSSGSIGELDLHQAESDTAATEISLLQAKQSLAVTESAIAVLLGRSPSAIANPVIARGSSIDSLYQQATVPADLPSDLLNRRPDIIAAEQTLVAANADIGQAKAQYFPSLKLTTGYGDESRGFKDLFNPASLLWNIGANIAQPIFRAGAIGALVFGAEARKTQVLAQYVQSVQGAFRDVHDALVNTAANEQIYAAGNRRVTALKDSLRLADLRYKNGYSSYLDVLSAQRDLLQAQSTLIDTQRAHLAAVVSIYKAVGGGWDKSEKIAAK, encoded by the coding sequence ATGACATCAACTGTATTTAGATCCACACTCCGATCATCAAGATCAACACCAGCGCCTGCTTTATTGTCTAGCTTACGGCTTTCCGTGATTGCAGCGAGTCTGCTGCTAGCAGGCTGCAGCGCGATCGGACCTGATTATCAGCGGCCAGCATTTGATACGCCAGCAAAGCTCACGAGCGGTGTTACAAGCACTGGAAAAACTAGTGCAACGACCGATTGGCTGAGCTGGTGGAAGTCTTTCCAAGACCCTGTTTTAAACAGTATGCTGGATGAGGCAACTGCCAATAACCAGGATATTTTGCTGGCAGCAGGGCGGGTGGAAGAAGCACGTGCGACCGCAGCCTCAGCCAACTCCAATCGTTATCCTACGGTGGACGCGAATTTATCCGGCACAAAAAGTCGTACCAGTGTCAACTCCGGCAAATTGGTGCCCGGTGCCAATCCGATTGGTACCGATTATCAGATCGGTTTAAGCGCGTCTTATGAGGTGGATTTCTGGGGTAAGCTCAGTCGCGCCGATGAGGCTGCACGTGCCCGTTTGTTATCGCAAGAAGCCAATCGCGGCATGGTGATTAACACCTTGTATTCCAACCTGGCGCAAAATTACTTTGCCTTGCGGGCTTACGATGCACAAGTAGAACTGGCCGAATCGACACTCAAAACTCGTCAGGAAAATCTACGTTTGCAACAAAAACGTTTTTCTTCCGGCTCGATCGGTGAGCTAGATTTACATCAGGCAGAATCTGATACCGCCGCGACAGAGATTAGCTTGCTGCAAGCGAAGCAATCGCTGGCAGTCACAGAGTCTGCCATTGCCGTCTTGTTAGGACGTTCGCCCTCTGCAATTGCCAATCCGGTGATTGCACGAGGCAGTAGCATTGATAGCCTGTATCAGCAAGCGACAGTGCCAGCCGACTTACCATCGGATCTGCTTAACCGCAGGCCAGACATCATCGCTGCTGAACAAACACTGGTTGCTGCCAACGCTGATATCGGTCAAGCCAAGGCGCAGTATTTCCCAAGCCTGAAGCTGACCACTGGCTATGGCGACGAGTCGCGTGGCTTTAAGGATTTATTTAATCCAGCTTCTTTGCTGTGGAATATTGGAGCGAATATTGCACAACCAATCTTCCGCGCCGGCGCGATTGGCGCGCTGGTGTTCGGTGCCGAAGCGCGCAAAACGCAAGTCTTGGCGCAATATGTACAAAGTGTGCAAGGGGCGTTCCGCGATGTGCATGATGCGTTGGTCAACACGGCTGCCAATGAGCAAATTTACGCAGCTGGCAATCGTCGCGTCACCGCTTTAAAAGATTCATTGCGTCTGGCCGACTTGCGCTACAAAAACGGTTACAGCAGCTATCTTGATGTGCTCAGTGCTCAACGCGATTTGTTGCAAGCGCAATCGACTTTGATCGACACCCAGCGGGCTCATCTGGCTGCTGTTGTCAGTATCTATAAAGCTGTCGGTGGTGGTTGGGATAAGTCAGAGAAAATCGCAGCTAAGTAA
- a CDS encoding serine hydrolase domain-containing protein, with protein sequence MRPYHALPAILSLILSSQVAGQTAAYAITDKNTALSPAVEAALKDKLQALFSTVCSKDEFSGVYVVARGNHVISEAACGEASKRYHVANTMDTIFNVASVGKMFTAVAIGQLADAGRLSYADPVSKYVDASWLSPEVAKKITIGQLLSHTSGLGNIFTNKFTNGPYMQMAAMRNLADYKPFIRDAALEFAPGSNYLYSNMGMFFLGVIIEKVSGQDYFDYVRQHVFLATGMNSTDNYIRDEGTENLATGYISTRGATASRKENTVLIPVRGGPYGIGYSNAPDLLRFADALQTGKLLKPATRQLFWQDQTAGRADKGSYGYGFELRSGKLGKIVGHSGQFPGISSNLDMYLDAGYTVVVLSNYEPGVLPLAGRIAAVLENVVGLE encoded by the coding sequence ATGCGTCCATACCATGCACTGCCAGCCATACTGAGTTTGATATTGTCATCCCAGGTTGCCGGACAAACCGCTGCGTATGCAATTACAGATAAAAACACGGCTCTGTCGCCCGCTGTGGAAGCTGCACTGAAAGACAAGTTGCAAGCCTTATTCAGCACAGTCTGTAGCAAGGATGAATTTTCAGGTGTGTATGTCGTCGCCAGGGGCAATCATGTCATCAGCGAAGCAGCATGTGGTGAAGCCAGCAAGCGTTATCATGTGGCGAATACGATGGATACCATCTTCAATGTCGCCTCGGTCGGCAAGATGTTTACGGCGGTTGCCATAGGCCAGCTAGCGGATGCGGGGCGTTTGTCCTATGCAGACCCGGTCAGCAAATATGTGGATGCCAGCTGGTTGTCACCTGAGGTGGCGAAAAAAATCACCATCGGCCAGTTGCTGTCGCACACATCTGGGCTGGGAAATATTTTTACCAACAAGTTTACCAACGGTCCGTATATGCAGATGGCCGCCATGCGAAACTTGGCTGACTACAAGCCATTTATACGCGATGCGGCACTGGAGTTTGCGCCCGGCAGCAATTATTTGTACAGCAATATGGGTATGTTTTTCCTCGGTGTCATCATAGAAAAAGTCTCGGGACAAGATTATTTTGACTATGTACGCCAGCATGTGTTTCTGGCGACAGGCATGAATAGTACCGATAACTATATCAGGGATGAGGGAACAGAAAACCTCGCCACCGGCTACATCAGCACGCGAGGTGCGACAGCCAGCAGGAAAGAAAACACCGTCCTGATACCAGTACGCGGCGGCCCTTATGGCATAGGCTACTCAAACGCACCAGACCTGCTGCGCTTTGCGGATGCACTTCAGACTGGCAAGTTGCTCAAGCCAGCAACGCGCCAGTTATTCTGGCAAGACCAGACCGCAGGCCGTGCAGACAAGGGCAGCTATGGATATGGCTTCGAATTACGCTCGGGCAAGCTGGGTAAAATCGTGGGCCACAGCGGGCAGTTCCCCGGCATTTCCAGTAATCTTGATATGTATCTCGATGCTGGTTATACCGTGGTCGTGCTGTCAAATTATGAACCCGGTGTGTTGCCGCTGGCAGGGCGAATTGCGGCGGTACTGGAGAATGTGGTGGGGCTTGAGTAG